A single genomic interval of Lathyrus oleraceus cultivar Zhongwan6 chromosome 7, CAAS_Psat_ZW6_1.0, whole genome shotgun sequence harbors:
- the LOC127100607 gene encoding 3-oxoacyl-[acyl-carrier-protein] synthase I, chloroplastic, which yields MQSLQIQQLPSTLRPSPLEPLRRKSPNVAGKTKLASKRVSVVAAAATTAAPQRQKDPKKRVVITGMGLASVFGNDVDGYYEKLLAGESGITSIDRFDASKFPTRFAGQIRDFSSEGYIDGKNDRRLDDCLRYCIVAGKKALEHAGLGGVNLSKIDKERAGVLVGSGMGGLTVFSEGVKNLIEKGHRKITPFFIPYAITNMGSALLGIDLGFMGPNYSISTACATSNYCFYAAANHIRRGEADLMIAGGTEAAIIPIGLGGFVACRALSQRNDDPRTASRPWDKDRDGFVMGEGSGVLVLESLEHAMKRGAPIIAEYLGGAVNCDAHHMTDPRADGLGVSTCIQSSLVDAGVSPEEVNYINAHATSTLAGDLAEINAIKKVFKNTSGIKINATKSMIGHCLGAAGGLEAIATVKAITTGWLHPSINQFNPEPAVDFDTVPNVKQQHEINVGISNSFGFGGHNSVVAFSAFRP from the exons ATGCAATCACTTCAGATTCAGCAACTACCTTCCACTCTTCGTCCGTCTCCGCTCGAACCGCTTCGAAGGAAATCTCCCAATGTCGCCGGGAAAACCAAACTCGCGTCGAAGAGAGTCTCGGTTGTCGCCGCTGCGGCTACTACTGCAGCACCGCAGAGACAGAAGGACCCGAAGAAGCGGGTTGTGATTACTGGTATGGGGTTGGCTTCTGTGTTTGGAAATGATGTTGATGGTTACTACGAGAAGCTTCTTGCTGGTGAGAGTGGGATCACGTCGATTGATAGATTTGATGCTTCGAAGTTTCCGACGAGGTTTGCTGGTCAGATCCGGGACTTCAGCTCTGAGGGTTATATTGATGGGAAGAATGACCGGAGACTCGATGATTGTCTCCGGTACTGCATTGTTGCTGGGAAGAAAGCACTTGAGCATGCTGGCCTCGGCGGTGTAAATCTCTCTAAG ATTGATAAGGAGCGTGCTGGTGTTTTGGTTGGGTCTGGGATGGGTGGTTTAACGGTGTTTTCTGAAGGGGTTAagaatttgattgagaaaggaCATAGGAAGATAACACCTTTTTTTATTCCTTATGCTATTACGAATATGGGTTCGGCTTTGCTTGGGATTGATTTGGGTTTCATGGGTCCAAACTATTCTATTTCAACTGCTTGTGCTACTTCGAATTATTGCTTTTATGCTGCTGCCAATCATATTCGTAGGGGTGAGGCGGATTTGATGATAGCAGGTGGGACTGAAGCTGCTATTATTCCTATTGGTTTGGGGGGTTTTGTTGCTTGCAGGGCACTTTCTCAGAGAAATGATGACCCTAGAACTGCTTCCAGGCCTTGGGATAAAGACCGTGATGGTTTTGTTATGGGTGAAGGTTCTGGAGTTCTG GTATTGGAAAGCCTTGAACATGCCATGAAGCGAGGTGCACCTATCATTGCTGAATACTTGGGAGGTGCTGTGAACTGTGATGCTCATCACATGACTGACCCAAGAGCCGATGGACTTGGTGTGTCTACATGCATCCAGAGCAGCCTTGTAGATGCTGGTGTGTCCCCTGAAGAG GTCAACTACATAAATGCACATGCAACTTCCACTCTTGCGGGTGACTTGGCAGAGATTAATGCTATCAAAAAGGTTTTCAAGAACACCTCTGGCATCAAAATTAATGCCACCAAG TCTATGATAGGGCACTGCCTTGGTGCAGCTGGTGGTTTGGAAGCTATTGCCACAGTGAAAGCCATAACAACAGGATGGTTGCATCCATCCATCAATCAATTC AACCCAGAACCTGCAGTTGATTTTGATACAGTGCCAAATGTTAAGCAGCAGCATGAAATTAATGTTG GTATTTCAAATTCATTTGGATTTGGTGGACACAACTCTGTTGTGGCATTTTCCGCTTTCAGGCCCTGA